A portion of the Neorhodopirellula lusitana genome contains these proteins:
- a CDS encoding lysylphosphatidylglycerol synthase transmembrane domain-containing protein, translating to MPTTERNEDWPRKEARSRVDHPGCDRDAADQESTGQEAVDQESTDQESTDQEVTGRDVSDRADHALGNREIPGKQELAGSLPLPVDNRSSIPQRRWPVERYRQLGVAALPWIKRVVFLLVLVGLIAAGVQSTQRWQAETARLSAEIASLQQQAAGEADPVRRSAMQAEADSRIAAIPSLGTVHWDRVGWAAFLYGLGLLPPGWILHRCFLAMQVPSTWRRATDAQLLGHAGKYIPGKALVVVLRVGAILPKGVPAAQGSPAPHRPVGRATTCVFLETLSMIGVGGFIAGALLWNSPLPVWVRAMAALMAVGSMVPLCPPVMRRVVALVQRRRAKRVKPSSDFSQSVGDTPAVSPTASVQGITWSLLAVCCLASLLSWAFIGASFACLVSAIPSWQAFSDVGVGIEAASGAGVVAAADTDWIELLSWTATATAAISLGMVLGFASLLPGGAGVREFVTLLVLTPAVGPTHALLSVIAARLMFIIVEAILAGVAWLDLRRFSAKAL from the coding sequence TTGCCGACAACTGAGCGGAATGAGGATTGGCCCAGGAAAGAGGCTCGGTCCCGAGTCGATCATCCCGGTTGCGATCGGGATGCGGCTGATCAGGAGAGCACTGGTCAGGAAGCCGTCGATCAGGAAAGCACTGATCAGGAAAGCACTGATCAGGAAGTTACTGGTCGGGACGTCAGCGATCGAGCTGACCATGCTTTGGGCAACCGAGAAATCCCGGGCAAACAAGAGCTCGCAGGATCCCTTCCATTGCCGGTAGACAACCGTTCGTCCATCCCCCAGCGTCGCTGGCCAGTCGAACGTTACCGGCAGCTTGGGGTTGCGGCATTGCCGTGGATCAAGCGAGTGGTGTTTCTGCTTGTTTTGGTCGGGTTAATTGCGGCAGGGGTTCAATCAACGCAACGTTGGCAAGCGGAAACCGCCAGGCTGTCTGCGGAAATCGCATCACTGCAGCAACAAGCCGCTGGTGAAGCGGATCCGGTTCGCCGTTCCGCGATGCAAGCGGAAGCAGATTCGAGGATTGCGGCGATCCCGTCGCTCGGTACGGTGCACTGGGATCGAGTGGGCTGGGCCGCGTTTCTATACGGGTTGGGCTTGTTGCCACCGGGCTGGATATTGCACCGCTGCTTTTTGGCAATGCAGGTGCCCTCAACATGGCGGCGTGCCACTGACGCTCAGTTACTCGGGCATGCGGGGAAGTACATTCCTGGCAAAGCTTTGGTGGTGGTCTTGCGCGTGGGTGCGATCTTGCCGAAGGGAGTACCCGCAGCGCAGGGATCGCCCGCACCACATCGCCCGGTTGGTCGTGCGACCACGTGTGTGTTTTTAGAAACCCTTTCGATGATTGGCGTGGGCGGTTTCATCGCAGGAGCGTTGCTCTGGAATTCGCCGCTGCCAGTTTGGGTGCGGGCGATGGCCGCTTTGATGGCGGTCGGATCCATGGTTCCGCTTTGCCCGCCCGTCATGCGACGTGTCGTGGCGTTGGTGCAGCGACGACGTGCCAAACGCGTGAAGCCGTCCAGTGATTTTTCGCAATCCGTTGGCGACACGCCGGCGGTGTCTCCGACGGCATCCGTTCAAGGGATCACGTGGTCGTTGTTGGCGGTGTGTTGTTTGGCTTCGCTGCTATCGTGGGCGTTCATCGGTGCTTCGTTCGCTTGCTTGGTTTCGGCAATCCCATCATGGCAAGCGTTTTCGGATGTTGGGGTAGGGATTGAGGCAGCTTCTGGGGCAGGGGTTGTTGCCGCGGCTGATACCGACTGGATTGAACTATTATCATGGACCGCGACGGCGACCGCAGCGATCTCCTTAGGCATGGTGCTGGGGTTTGCGTCGCTACTGCCTGGCGGTGCTGGCGTGCGGGAGTTCGTCACCTTGTTGGTTTTGACGCCAGCGGTGGGGCCGACGCATGCACTCTTGTCCGTCATTGCGGCGCGGTTGATGTTTATCATCGTGGAAGCCATCCTGGCAGGCGTCGCCTGGTTGGACCTGCGACGTTTTTCAGCCAAAGCTTTGTGA
- a CDS encoding ferredoxin family protein produces MHVVAEPCSGCKYTDCVVVCPVECFYEGEQMLYIHPEECIDCEACVPECPVEAIFHEDNLPDEWQKYIEINAEQSEECEVITEKKEPLADN; encoded by the coding sequence ATGCACGTCGTCGCCGAACCCTGCTCCGGATGCAAGTACACCGATTGTGTTGTCGTTTGTCCTGTAGAATGTTTCTACGAAGGCGAACAGATGCTTTACATCCACCCTGAAGAGTGCATCGATTGTGAAGCATGTGTTCCTGAATGCCCTGTCGAAGCGATTTTCCACGAAGACAATCTGCCTGACGAATGGCAGAAATACATCGAGATCAACGCCGAACAATCCGAAGAGTGCGAAGTGATCACCGAGAAGAAGGAACCGCTTGCCGACAACTGA
- a CDS encoding class I SAM-dependent rRNA methyltransferase, translating into MILRTKPNRHFPFLSRHPWVLATALADGKRADGKGADGKRGGKKRADDKRSGKHSKSAKHLTSHQNADSSGPNDSAELTPVPETAATVDTEPASADPAATEAATPTQFGQIAELLDHDGNWIGRGLYNPASRLRLRLYSFEADQAIDDALFARRVDESVARRRQSTLRPNLAGGGERLVFSESDLLSGLIVDRYADCLSIQFTSAALLSRGEFLIDQVLAACEKHGTPCGRVVCRMDPATAKHEGVSDEWIAKIESWSRGLDSEESGRVWYQHHDLKMAINLCEGQKTGGYLDQQDNHAIAASYMKGRRVLDVCTYTGGFALSAALAGAAEVIGIDSSEKALELARQNAAANSLDHVKFEKADCFDDLKERGQVGEKFDAVILDPPRFAGSRRQVDAALRAYARLNMSAVDLLNPSGILVTCSCSGHVSRADFLNMLVDVGRKRRRDLVMTRVLGPSADHPCAVSCPESDYLKCVIAEVQ; encoded by the coding sequence ATGATTTTGCGAACAAAACCGAATCGGCACTTTCCGTTTCTGTCACGCCACCCTTGGGTGCTCGCCACCGCGCTGGCGGACGGTAAAAGGGCTGATGGCAAAGGGGCAGACGGCAAACGCGGCGGTAAGAAACGGGCCGACGATAAACGCTCAGGCAAGCATTCAAAATCGGCCAAACACCTCACATCGCATCAAAACGCCGACTCCAGCGGCCCCAACGACAGCGCCGAACTCACGCCCGTTCCTGAAACGGCCGCGACCGTCGACACCGAGCCAGCATCTGCCGACCCCGCCGCTACCGAGGCAGCAACACCGACGCAATTTGGCCAAATCGCCGAACTGCTCGACCACGATGGCAACTGGATCGGACGAGGCCTCTACAACCCAGCCAGCCGGTTGCGACTGCGTTTGTATAGTTTCGAGGCCGACCAAGCGATTGACGATGCCTTGTTCGCCCGTCGTGTCGACGAATCCGTGGCCCGCCGGCGACAATCGACCCTGCGTCCCAACTTGGCTGGCGGTGGCGAGCGTTTGGTTTTCAGCGAATCGGACCTGCTCAGCGGGTTAATCGTGGATCGCTACGCCGACTGTCTATCCATCCAATTCACGTCCGCAGCACTGCTGTCGCGAGGTGAGTTTTTGATTGACCAAGTCTTGGCGGCCTGTGAAAAGCACGGCACTCCTTGCGGGCGTGTCGTCTGCCGAATGGATCCCGCCACGGCCAAACACGAAGGCGTCTCGGACGAATGGATCGCCAAAATCGAATCCTGGAGCCGCGGCCTCGACTCCGAAGAATCCGGTCGCGTTTGGTACCAGCACCATGACCTGAAGATGGCGATCAACCTTTGCGAAGGTCAAAAAACAGGCGGCTACCTCGACCAACAAGACAACCACGCCATCGCCGCGTCGTACATGAAGGGACGCCGAGTTCTGGACGTTTGCACCTACACGGGCGGCTTCGCATTGTCAGCCGCTCTGGCGGGTGCAGCCGAGGTCATCGGCATCGATAGCAGCGAAAAGGCACTCGAACTGGCTCGTCAAAACGCGGCCGCAAACTCACTGGACCACGTCAAGTTTGAGAAAGCCGACTGCTTCGACGACCTCAAAGAACGCGGCCAAGTCGGCGAAAAGTTCGACGCCGTCATCCTTGATCCACCTCGATTTGCCGGGTCACGTCGCCAAGTGGACGCCGCCCTGCGTGCCTACGCTCGGCTAAACATGTCCGCCGTTGACCTGCTCAATCCATCGGGAATCTTGGTCACCTGCAGCTGCTCGGGGCACGTGTCACGAGCTGACTTCCTGAACATGTTGGTTGATGTCGGCCGGAAACGTCGACGCGACCTGGTCATGACTCGAGTGCTAGGACCATCCGCTGACCACCCATGTGCGGTTTCGTGTCCCGAAAGCGACTACCTCAAGTGCGTGATCGCGGAAGTGCAGTAG
- a CDS encoding FHA domain-containing protein, which yields MSNVTIKVLHGADRGKLFEEISPPLTIGREEGNDIQLNDERVSRCHLKIQRDNDRLVLTDLDSTNGTKVNGSECQLKILRHGDLIAVGRSLLLLGSEEQIAERLRLMGNGGGTLNRDIKSLDESIAVDLQQEPESPLPVESLQVEELPGIPDDLSPGQKAQLCEILDFLQNRLERLIETAETDEDTEQVLLKQSAWQRLLDVQSRLATLNRSVTDPDWP from the coding sequence GTGTCGAATGTAACGATCAAAGTCCTGCATGGCGCTGACCGCGGAAAGCTGTTCGAGGAAATCTCGCCTCCGCTGACGATTGGACGCGAGGAAGGAAACGATATCCAGCTCAATGATGAGCGGGTCAGCCGCTGTCATCTCAAGATCCAGCGGGACAACGACCGCCTCGTGTTGACGGACCTGGACAGCACCAACGGAACCAAAGTCAACGGTTCCGAGTGCCAGCTGAAGATCCTGCGTCACGGTGATCTGATCGCTGTCGGACGCAGTCTTCTGTTGCTCGGGTCGGAAGAGCAGATCGCCGAGCGACTGCGATTGATGGGCAATGGCGGAGGAACGCTCAACCGAGACATTAAGTCTTTGGATGAATCGATCGCCGTCGATTTGCAACAGGAACCTGAAAGCCCGTTGCCAGTCGAATCGTTACAGGTAGAAGAATTGCCTGGAATTCCGGATGATCTTTCGCCAGGACAAAAGGCGCAACTTTGCGAGATCCTCGACTTCCTGCAAAATCGGCTTGAACGTTTGATCGAAACCGCTGAAACGGATGAAGACACCGAACAGGTGTTGCTGAAGCAGTCCGCCTGGCAACGTTTGCTGGACGTTCAATCTCGCTTAGCAACGCTGAATCGGTCCGTCACGGATCCCGATTGGCCGTAG
- the ykgO gene encoding type B 50S ribosomal protein L36 — translation MKVVSSIGALKYRHPDCQVVKRRGRIYVICKSNPKFKVRQGGAKVKKTRR, via the coding sequence ATGAAGGTCGTTAGCAGTATCGGCGCGTTGAAATACCGCCACCCTGATTGCCAAGTCGTCAAACGACGTGGCCGAATTTACGTCATTTGCAAGAGCAACCCAAAGTTCAAGGTTCGCCAAGGCGGAGCGAAGGTCAAAAAGACCCGTCGTTAG
- a CDS encoding GNAT family N-acetyltransferase: MLPDVTPLPSPSHSDQARSRVGAPLNKSVDRENWEDVAPSFAKSSDRSVVQTSQIQVVPFDDLSIDLLQKWDELRWSAENAKLFDQPFFSPRFAEAVNRARGDVFVAVAMAPGQDAHSPNLTPEHAIGFLPFHRVGRLGVPVGRFLNDAQNVIGLAAERVDWSAWLQACNVIAFDMHSIVQGDPAWNDDYQLDTVRAFRADFEGNSEQFLRRLERQHRTIGKQGQKTRKLNREVGDVRLEVDCRCPKVLKQAIQWKRAQYQRTHILDLFLPDWTRKLVDELHNWDDHDLRGGAAESEYAPDQAAMTPPAPGDAECSRLDMQPLKGILSVLWAGDQVVAAHYGMVERGRLHYWFPTYDPKYARYSPGTALFTELVRAASSHGIDCIDMGYGEQPYKQKQTATTSEVAYGTITDSKWHRFSFSLENRVVACLKQIPMKELIKKGWRTVNPTAGIKKLS; this comes from the coding sequence GTGTTACCTGACGTCACCCCTCTTCCCTCTCCGTCCCATAGCGATCAAGCACGATCGCGGGTTGGTGCTCCGCTGAATAAGAGCGTCGACCGCGAGAATTGGGAGGATGTTGCTCCTTCGTTCGCGAAGTCGAGCGATCGCTCGGTTGTGCAAACGTCACAAATTCAGGTTGTCCCTTTCGACGACCTCTCCATCGATCTGCTCCAGAAATGGGATGAGTTAAGATGGAGCGCTGAGAATGCAAAGCTTTTCGATCAGCCCTTCTTTTCGCCTCGATTCGCTGAGGCGGTGAACCGTGCCCGCGGTGACGTTTTTGTCGCTGTCGCAATGGCACCGGGTCAAGACGCCCATTCCCCCAACCTGACACCCGAACACGCCATCGGCTTTCTGCCATTCCACCGCGTGGGGCGATTAGGTGTTCCAGTTGGACGGTTCCTCAACGACGCCCAAAATGTAATCGGGCTGGCTGCGGAACGCGTCGATTGGTCCGCGTGGCTCCAAGCCTGCAACGTGATTGCATTCGACATGCACTCGATCGTGCAAGGCGATCCCGCTTGGAATGACGACTATCAACTGGACACCGTCCGAGCCTTTCGAGCTGATTTCGAGGGCAATTCCGAACAATTCTTGCGACGGCTTGAGCGTCAGCACCGGACCATCGGCAAGCAGGGCCAGAAAACTCGCAAGCTGAATCGCGAAGTCGGTGACGTTCGACTCGAAGTGGACTGCCGCTGCCCCAAAGTTCTCAAGCAGGCAATTCAGTGGAAACGGGCGCAATACCAACGCACCCACATCCTAGATTTGTTCCTGCCCGACTGGACGCGAAAACTGGTCGATGAACTTCACAACTGGGACGACCACGACCTGCGGGGCGGTGCTGCCGAATCCGAGTATGCCCCTGACCAAGCCGCGATGACACCGCCAGCGCCCGGCGACGCGGAGTGCAGTCGCTTGGACATGCAACCGCTCAAGGGAATCCTGTCGGTGCTGTGGGCGGGCGACCAGGTCGTCGCCGCACATTACGGGATGGTCGAACGAGGTCGATTGCATTACTGGTTTCCGACCTATGACCCCAAATACGCTCGTTATTCGCCGGGGACAGCCCTGTTCACCGAACTCGTCCGTGCCGCCAGCAGCCACGGCATCGATTGCATCGACATGGGCTACGGCGAACAACCCTACAAACAAAAGCAAACGGCAACGACCAGCGAAGTCGCCTATGGAACGATTACCGATTCAAAGTGGCACCGATTCTCGTTCTCGCTCGAAAACCGGGTCGTCGCCTGCTTGAAACAGATCCCTATGAAGGAACTGATCAAGAAAGGCTGGCGGACAGTGAATCCAACCGCTGGGATTAAGAAACTAAGCTAA